In the genome of Gadus chalcogrammus isolate NIFS_2021 chromosome 21, NIFS_Gcha_1.0, whole genome shotgun sequence, one region contains:
- the LOC130374899 gene encoding protein enabled homolog, translated as MNGGREEGETPGSLSEPGEDQSRPTPYTARPPDSEGTTPGSTANFNFNSTASIPRGATSTSQDDGEAPAEVVSTPGSTPSGPPALDPALASPTGAPSSKEPPGASAGGQGPQIPGPTPSVAPSLGAPPLPPLADWGPDDATAPIVPDLLLAEVGPDVMPKPEGPESLWSEAASDSEADTEVPLTQDQSTEGTMSSEDLPLIFDPFDDVTPQGGASTAGGPAAPGGPQPSASATATGGTFLSEAAFDRPVAVETDADGPSHPPPMLPREWMSGTELLEPSASPVGPLDHHDVKDSDNAEGLEEPSSISGLAASSLLSSGTPVTKATHHHVSKSTSGLEEMESEEESDEDDSEEEQTNTPASNRPPYSLIPPPPVWVQRNQGLMRSWMELIREKAGYVSGMLVPVGIGIAGAILIVGALNSIRMIHRRRQNSFKYQRRKVRQQEVNITPTQQPRETGPGRPDQAMLLADSSEDEF; from the exons ATGAACGGCGGCAGGGAGGAG ggggagaccCCGGGGAGCCTGTCAGAGCCGGGAGAGGATCAAAGCCGACCGACGCCGTACACCGCGCGCCCTCCAGACTCCGAGGGAACGACGCCTGGCTCAACGGCGAACTTCAACTTCAACTCGACAGCGAGCATCCCCAGGGGGGCTACGTCCACGTCACAAGACGACGGAGAGGCGCCGGCCGAGGTGGTCAGCACGCCGGGATCCACTCCGTCGGGACCTCCCGCGTTGGACCCCGCCCTTGCCTCCCCCACAGGGGCCCCGTCCTCCAAGGAGCCGCCAGGAGCCTCAGCCGGGGGCCAAGGTCCTCAGATCCCGGGGCCGACCCCTTCCGTCGCGCCGTCGCTGGGGGCCCCTCCGTTGCCCCCTCTGGCGGACTGGGGGCCCGATGATGCGACCGCCCCCATTGTTCCAGACCTCCTCCTGGCTGAGGTGGGACCCGACGTGATGCCCAAACCAGAGGGGCCGGAGAGCCTCTGGTCAGAGGCTGCGAGCGACAGCGAAG CGGACACGGAGGTCCCCCTGACCCAGGACCAGTCCACCGAGGGCACCATGTCTTCAGAGGACCTCCCCCTCATCTTCGACCCCTTCGACGACGTCACACCGCAGGGGGGGGCGTCCACGGCCGGGGGGCCGGCGGCTCCCGGTGGCCCCCAGCCGTCGGCCAGCGCCACGGCGACCGGCGGCACGTTCCTGTCCGAGGCGGCGTTCGACCGGCCGGTCGCCGTGGAGACGGACGCCGAcggcccctcccaccccccgccCATGCTGCCGCGGGAGTGGATGTCAGGCACCGAGCTGTTGGAGCCCAGCGCCTCCCCGGTGGGACCCCTGGACCATCACGACGTGAAAG ATTCTGACAACGCAGAGGGACTAGAAgagccctcctccatctctggcCTCGctgcttcctctctcctctcctctggaaCACCTGTAACCAAGGCAACCCATCACCACGTCTCTAAATCCACCTCTGGGTTGGAGGAGATGGAGTCCGAGG AGGAGTCTGACGAAGACgacagtgaggaggagcagaccaACACGCCGGCGTCCAACCGGCCCCCCTACAGCctgatccccccaccccctgtgtgGGTCCAGCGGAACCAGGGCCTGA TGCGTAGCTGGATGGAGCTGATCAGAGAAAAG gcgggATACGTGTCGGGGATGCTAGTCCCCGTTGGCATCGGCATCGCGGGGGCCATCCTGATCGTAGGGGCCCTGAACAGCATCCGCATGATCCACCGCAGACGACAAAACAGCTTCAAGTACCAGAGGAGGAAGGTCCGACAGCAAGAGGTCAATATCACACCCACACAG CAACCTAGAGAAACTGGCCCGGGCCGCCCAGATCAAGCCATGCTATTGGCCGACAGCTCAGAGGACGAGTTCTGA
- the actr10 gene encoding actin-related protein 10 encodes MPLFEGLGSGGEKTAVVIDLGAAYTKCGFAGETGPRFIIPSEIRRAGQKQAIKVVQYNINTEELYVNLKEFIHTLYFRHLLVNPRDRRVVIIESVLCPSNFRETLTRVFFNQFEVPSVLFAPSHLMAIMTLGLSSALVMDCGYTETLVLPVYECTLILPAWEAMPLGGQAIHKELDSLLVDQCTVDTDSGAGQGLPAVLGAIQEDIVEDIKVRTCFVSDLQRGFKIQDAKFNLEGTADRPAPPPDVDYPLDGEKILHIKGAIRDSVMEMLFEQDNEEKSIASLILDTLVKCPIDTRKVLSENLVVIGGTAMLPGFQHRLLAEIRHLVEKPKYSELLATKSFRLHAPPAKPNCTAWLGGAIFGSLQDILGSRSVSRDHYSQTGRIPDWCCLSTPPPESVYDARKTPPPLMKRAFSTEK; translated from the exons ATGCCCTTATTTGAAGGGTTGGGAAGTGGCGGAGAAAAAACTGCGGTCGTCATTGATTTAGGAGCCGCATACACAAA ATGTGGCTTTGCGGGAGAAACGGGGCCAAGGTTTATCATTCCGAGCGAGATCCGGAGAGCAGGCCAGAAACAG GCCATCAAAGTGGTCCAGTACAACATCAACACAGAAGAGCTCTATGTAAACCTCAAAGAGTTTATCCATACACTATACTTCCG ACACCTGCTGGTGAACCCTCGCGACAGAAGGGTGGTCATCATCGAGTCTGTCCTCTGTCCGTCTAACTTCAGAGAGACCCTAACCAGGGTCTTCTTCAATCAGTTTGAG GTGCCCTCAGTGCTTTTCGCCCCGAGTCACCTGATGGCCATCATGACGTTGGGGCTCAGCTCAGCTCTGGTTATGGATTGTGGCTACACAGAGACTCTGGTGCTGCCC GTGTACGAGTGTACCCTCATTCTGCCAGCATGGGAGGCCATGCCATTGGGAGGACAGGCCATTCACAA AGAGTTGGACAGCCTCCTAGTGGATCAGTGCACTGTGGACACAGACTCAGGCGCTGGGCAGGGCCTACCTGCTGTCCTCG GTGCGATCCAAGAAGATATCGTCGAGGACATTAAAG TGAGGACGTGCTTTGTCAGCGACCTGCAGAGAGGCTTCAAGATCCAGGATGCCAAGTTCAACCTGGAAGGCACGGCGGAT cgccccgcccctcctcctgaTGTGGACTACCCATTGGATGGAGAGAAGATTCTGCATATCAAGGGGGCCATCAG GGACTCTGTGATGGAGATGCTGTTTGAGCAGGACAACGAGGAGAAGAGCATTGCTTCTCTCATTCTGGATACTCTGGTCAAG tgccCCATCGACACCAGGAAGGTGCTGTCGGAGAACCTGGTGGTGATCGGAGGCACCGCCATGCTGCCCGGCTTCCAGCACCGGCTGCTGGCCGAGATACGCCACCTGGTGGAGAAGCCCAAGTACAGCGAGCTGCTGGCCACCAAGAGCTTCCGGCTGCACGCCCCGCCCGCCAAGCCCAACTGCACCGCCTGGCTCGGGG gcgcCATCTTCGGCTCTCTGCAGGACATCCTGGGCAGCCGCTCGGTGTCCCGGGACCACTACAGCCAGACGGGCCGCATCCCCGACTGGTGCTGCCTCAGCACCCCCCCGCCCGAGTCGGTCTACGATGCCCGCAAGACCCCGCCCCCGCTCATGAAGAGGGCCTTCTCCACCGAGAAGTAG